In a genomic window of Roseiflexus castenholzii DSM 13941:
- a CDS encoding tetratricopeptide repeat protein, with the protein MPDSTDIRMVAPERLARYLPVDLSDHLRHTSGVVDIPAVRHHLAAVRTVIATYLPRRVARWALRERRAPPWLEWVEGSLLFADLSGSTALAERLSVLGREGTELVTDFLNSIFARMIDIIYAYGGDLISFGGDALLVLFDGADHPRTAVCAALGLQQALDGYVRHVAGVGDFPMHLHVGVESGQVALMSAGHADTWHYAALGAVVNGVAHAEALAGPGEIVLGRRTRELLSDIVGEPLQDGCFRLRAIAAPIAPSGLEPVYPRDEMPDETLTDLLADLERISPYIPSALLSRIIAVPDKPQVEADLRPVTAVFAQVVGLEALAEALPPVQSARIFERYMIAMQSAIAHYGGVINKLDVAEEGVKLLAIFGAPTAYEDHPERGARAALAMQSALQEVNADVEAHLHGADDPGARPALPAVLLLRQRIGLNPGVVFAGNVGSANRKEYTVMGDAVNIAARVMSAAPWGDIWCGRALAKATVRIVCQPQGVIPLKGKSEPLEICRIVGERETGEATLLMQDALPPLVNRAYEMAWLGEKLATALTSSGQAVRLVGEAGVGKSRLLAALIDLAREHGMRIVSAACLSYTASIPYAAWGELLKSLCGMVAGESSEVRAGKIAAHLAALGAGMEEWLPLLGDLVRLDIPDNRLTRGLDPQLRQERRFDLLERLLLHAATESPLLVVFEDLHWADSVSLELWRRVVQAIRTHPILLLGAHRPTGAFLNDDQAAVLEVQELPADDSDRLVTILSGDVQLPETLRRQIAARAAGNPLFLAELLRAVLAQSNQPLLHSIDNLPDSLNGLLLARIDRLDEHTRNVLRVASVIGQRIPFGVLHAIQNIDRVALLRQLTHLDEQEITMLERLEPERVHMFRHALLQEVAYQSMLYARRRELHGRIGEYLEQRYGDDLDDYYGLLAHHYRLSNRRDKAIHYLLKAGHAARAVFANEEALQYYAWALDALAGDEHDPRRWETHLSIADVEATLGRYDRALEHIARVLEAPGISPNVAQQAYHRRGAVLEKQGGYAAALDALEQAMRIVRAHPADVSPLAAARISADIALVRRRRGEYDLALAACEEGLAMLRSDSQSAEDEKIEARLHAESGSVLTLRGEYARAREFFERSLRVREAIDDLPGMIASHNNIGYLWQLQNDHQRALEHYRVAETLARKIGLRYAITYALGNIAYSLTVLGHYTEAEAHCRDALDLSRQLNAQLETAQLLNTLGIIYYRRGDYAQAQQIYQEALDLHRALGSTDQEANVLVHLAQTYSAQDDYARAADLARQALATAEALQAPSLQAEALNALVEAMIGRGDVEDAAVYADRAVEVSRTLGADDLMAIALRLRGATTVAQGRSWQEDFTASAALCEAVQDRFELARTWSAYGAALLKVGNLDEGIVYLKRAYDTFTVLSASGEANRMHAAYRDMLAA; encoded by the coding sequence GTGCCTGATTCGACAGACATTCGGATGGTGGCGCCCGAACGACTGGCGCGCTATCTGCCGGTCGATCTCTCGGATCATCTGCGTCACACCTCCGGTGTGGTTGACATTCCTGCGGTCAGGCATCACCTGGCAGCCGTGCGCACCGTCATTGCGACGTACCTGCCTCGGCGGGTCGCCCGATGGGCGCTGCGCGAACGTCGCGCACCTCCCTGGCTGGAGTGGGTGGAAGGGTCGCTGCTCTTCGCCGACCTGTCCGGTTCGACGGCGCTGGCGGAACGTCTGAGCGTACTCGGGCGCGAGGGAACAGAACTCGTCACCGATTTCCTCAACAGTATCTTTGCGCGCATGATCGATATCATTTATGCGTATGGCGGCGATCTGATCTCGTTCGGCGGCGATGCGCTTCTGGTCTTGTTCGATGGCGCCGATCACCCCCGAACCGCTGTGTGCGCGGCGCTCGGATTGCAGCAGGCGCTCGACGGCTATGTGCGCCATGTCGCGGGAGTGGGCGATTTTCCGATGCACCTGCACGTTGGCGTCGAGAGTGGGCAGGTTGCCCTGATGAGCGCCGGTCATGCCGATACCTGGCACTATGCGGCGCTTGGCGCGGTGGTGAACGGTGTCGCGCATGCCGAGGCGCTTGCCGGACCGGGGGAGATCGTGCTTGGGCGCCGCACCCGTGAATTGCTCTCTGATATTGTCGGAGAACCGCTTCAGGATGGATGCTTTCGTCTCCGCGCCATTGCCGCTCCCATCGCGCCGTCTGGTCTTGAACCGGTCTATCCGCGCGATGAGATGCCTGATGAGACGCTGACCGATCTGCTCGCCGATCTGGAACGCATCAGCCCGTACATCCCTTCCGCGTTACTGAGTCGCATTATTGCCGTTCCAGACAAACCGCAGGTCGAAGCCGACTTGCGCCCGGTCACGGCAGTTTTTGCGCAGGTCGTTGGGCTTGAAGCGCTTGCGGAAGCATTGCCGCCGGTGCAATCGGCGCGTATCTTCGAGCGGTATATGATCGCCATGCAATCGGCAATTGCGCACTACGGCGGGGTGATCAATAAACTGGACGTTGCCGAAGAAGGGGTGAAACTGCTGGCAATCTTCGGCGCGCCGACGGCGTATGAGGATCATCCCGAACGAGGCGCGCGCGCTGCGCTGGCGATGCAATCTGCCCTGCAAGAGGTGAATGCAGATGTTGAAGCGCATCTGCACGGCGCCGACGATCCCGGCGCGCGCCCAGCGCTGCCTGCGGTCTTGCTCCTTCGCCAGCGGATCGGGTTGAACCCCGGCGTTGTCTTTGCCGGCAATGTCGGCAGCGCCAACCGCAAAGAATACACGGTGATGGGTGATGCAGTGAATATTGCAGCGCGGGTCATGAGCGCGGCGCCCTGGGGCGATATCTGGTGCGGTCGGGCGCTCGCTAAGGCAACAGTGCGCATCGTATGCCAACCCCAGGGGGTCATACCGCTCAAAGGGAAATCGGAACCGCTCGAAATCTGTCGCATCGTCGGTGAACGCGAGACCGGCGAAGCCACGTTATTGATGCAGGACGCGCTGCCGCCTCTGGTTAATCGCGCATATGAGATGGCGTGGTTGGGCGAGAAACTTGCAACAGCGCTCACCAGCTCAGGTCAGGCAGTGCGGCTTGTCGGTGAGGCAGGCGTTGGGAAAAGCCGATTGCTCGCAGCGTTGATCGATTTGGCGCGTGAGCATGGCATGCGCATCGTGTCGGCAGCGTGTCTTTCCTACACTGCAAGCATTCCATACGCCGCGTGGGGTGAGCTGCTGAAGTCACTCTGTGGCATGGTCGCCGGCGAGAGTAGCGAGGTTCGCGCGGGGAAAATCGCTGCCCATCTGGCAGCGCTCGGTGCGGGCATGGAGGAATGGTTGCCATTGCTGGGCGATCTGGTGCGCCTCGATATTCCCGATAACCGGTTGACTCGCGGTCTCGATCCGCAACTGCGGCAGGAGCGTCGGTTTGATCTCCTCGAACGTCTGCTGTTGCACGCTGCAACGGAGAGTCCGTTGCTGGTCGTCTTTGAGGATTTGCATTGGGCAGACTCGGTCTCGCTCGAACTCTGGCGTCGTGTCGTTCAGGCGATCCGCACCCATCCGATTTTGTTGCTCGGCGCCCACCGACCAACCGGCGCCTTTCTGAATGACGATCAGGCTGCGGTGCTCGAAGTTCAGGAACTTCCGGCGGACGATAGCGATCGATTGGTGACGATCCTGTCGGGCGATGTGCAGTTGCCCGAAACGCTGCGTCGTCAGATCGCGGCGCGAGCGGCGGGCAACCCGCTCTTCCTGGCGGAGTTGCTGCGCGCGGTGCTGGCACAGTCGAACCAGCCGCTGCTTCATAGTATCGATAACCTGCCCGACAGTCTGAACGGTCTGCTCCTGGCGCGTATTGATCGTCTCGATGAGCATACACGCAATGTGCTGCGCGTGGCTTCAGTCATCGGGCAGCGGATTCCATTCGGAGTGTTGCATGCGATCCAGAACATCGACCGTGTTGCGTTGCTGCGCCAGTTGACCCATCTGGACGAGCAAGAAATTACGATGCTCGAGCGGCTCGAGCCAGAACGGGTGCATATGTTCCGCCATGCCCTGCTCCAGGAAGTGGCATACCAGAGCATGCTCTATGCGCGCCGGCGCGAGTTGCACGGTCGGATCGGTGAGTACCTGGAACAGCGCTACGGCGACGATCTGGATGATTATTACGGTTTGCTGGCGCATCATTACCGCCTGAGCAACCGACGCGACAAGGCGATCCACTATTTACTGAAAGCCGGTCATGCCGCGCGCGCCGTCTTTGCCAACGAAGAGGCGTTGCAATACTATGCCTGGGCGCTCGATGCGCTGGCAGGCGATGAACACGATCCACGCCGCTGGGAAACGCACCTGTCCATTGCGGATGTCGAAGCGACGCTCGGTCGATATGACCGGGCGCTTGAACATATCGCGCGCGTGCTCGAAGCGCCCGGCATTTCGCCGAATGTGGCGCAGCAGGCATACCATCGGCGCGGCGCCGTGCTCGAAAAGCAGGGAGGGTATGCTGCTGCGCTCGATGCACTCGAACAGGCGATGAGGATTGTGCGCGCGCATCCGGCAGACGTGTCGCCACTGGCGGCGGCGCGTATCAGCGCCGATATTGCGCTCGTCCGCAGGCGGCGTGGTGAGTACGACCTGGCACTGGCGGCATGTGAAGAAGGACTGGCAATGCTGCGGTCTGATTCCCAGAGCGCTGAAGATGAAAAGATCGAGGCGCGGCTACATGCCGAGAGCGGGTCGGTATTGACCTTGCGTGGCGAATATGCGCGCGCCCGCGAATTCTTCGAGCGTAGTCTCCGGGTGCGGGAGGCGATTGATGATCTGCCGGGCATGATCGCATCGCACAACAACATCGGTTATCTCTGGCAGTTGCAAAATGATCATCAGCGCGCGCTCGAACACTATCGCGTGGCTGAGACGCTGGCGCGCAAGATCGGTTTGCGCTATGCGATTACCTATGCCCTGGGAAATATCGCCTACTCGTTGACGGTGCTCGGTCACTACACCGAAGCCGAAGCGCACTGCCGGGACGCGCTCGACCTCTCGCGCCAGCTCAATGCGCAACTGGAAACGGCGCAGTTGCTCAACACCCTTGGCATTATCTATTATCGCCGCGGCGACTATGCGCAGGCGCAGCAGATCTATCAGGAGGCGCTCGACCTGCACCGCGCGTTGGGCAGCACCGACCAGGAGGCGAATGTCCTGGTGCATCTCGCCCAGACGTACAGCGCACAAGACGACTATGCACGCGCGGCGGACCTTGCGCGCCAGGCGCTGGCGACGGCTGAGGCGCTTCAGGCGCCGTCGCTTCAGGCCGAGGCGCTCAATGCGCTGGTCGAGGCAATGATTGGACGGGGAGACGTGGAGGATGCGGCGGTCTATGCGGACCGGGCGGTTGAGGTGAGCCGCACTCTTGGCGCCGATGATCTCATGGCGATTGCGCTGCGGTTGCGTGGCGCCACGACTGTGGCGCAGGGACGCTCCTGGCAGGAGGACTTTACGGCCAGCGCAGCGCTGTGCGAAGCAGTGCAGGATCGCTTCGAACTGGCGCGCACCTGGAGCGCCTATGGCGCGGCGTTGCTGAAGGTGGGCAACCTGGACGAGGGAATCGTGTATCTAAAACGAGCCTATGATACGTTTACTGTATTGAGCGCCAGCGGGGAAGCAAACCGCATGCACGCGGCGTATCGTGATATGCTCGCAGCGTAG
- a CDS encoding ArsR/SmtB family transcription factor, translated as MVSESLSDDDRLIGVCRALAHPVRLAIVRYVQRHPRCIGNQIQLHLPAQLARAQSTLSQHLKVLCSSGVLLAESEGPATCYTLNQTQLDWLCQQIGTLRD; from the coding sequence ATGGTCTCAGAATCGTTATCAGATGATGACCGATTGATCGGTGTGTGCCGGGCTTTAGCGCATCCGGTTCGCCTGGCGATTGTGCGCTATGTGCAACGCCACCCGCGCTGTATTGGCAACCAGATTCAGTTGCATCTGCCGGCGCAACTGGCGCGCGCTCAGTCAACACTGTCGCAACATTTGAAGGTCTTGTGTTCCTCCGGTGTGCTTCTTGCTGAGTCTGAAGGACCGGCAACGTGCTATACGCTCAATCAGACACAGCTGGACTGGCTCTGCCAGCAGATCGGGACGCTGCGCGATTGA
- a CDS encoding ABC transporter ATP-binding protein — MDVIELDEVHKSYDGVPVLRGVSLRVSQGAVYGVLGPHGAGKTTLIHLTTGFLRPDRGVVRMFGSDDVQRADGRVGYVPERSRYHTRYTVREYLWYVGRFSGLSGATLRRRVAAEIDACGLTGVADRLVGALSRGMVQRVGFAQALLSEPELLLIDEPTAGLDPEGQRDIIDLLVAIRQRGCAILMTTHFLDEVDLLCDRIGILHGGRIVAEAETRTLHRPARSIAITVTDLPPATATALSALSSAIQCNRHEIVLNPNTPELQAQVLRVLLDHGVSIVTLAPRRHPIEEFYLDAVRGDTRRDGASDAPPPGPSGMGDTLLRELLHQEEQRIHASEERTRL; from the coding sequence ATGGACGTTATCGAACTCGACGAAGTCCACAAATCCTACGACGGTGTTCCCGTGTTGCGCGGCGTATCGCTGCGCGTTTCGCAGGGCGCTGTGTATGGTGTACTGGGACCGCACGGCGCCGGCAAAACGACGCTGATCCATCTGACGACCGGCTTTCTGCGACCGGATCGCGGCGTTGTTCGCATGTTCGGGAGCGACGACGTGCAACGGGCAGATGGTCGCGTCGGATACGTGCCGGAACGCTCGCGTTACCATACCCGGTACACTGTGCGCGAGTATCTGTGGTACGTGGGGCGATTCAGCGGTCTCTCCGGCGCAACGCTCCGCCGGCGAGTCGCTGCCGAGATTGATGCATGCGGTTTGACCGGCGTTGCTGATCGTCTGGTAGGCGCCCTCTCACGTGGCATGGTGCAGCGCGTTGGGTTTGCTCAGGCACTGTTGAGCGAACCAGAACTGTTGCTCATCGACGAACCAACGGCAGGGCTTGATCCAGAAGGACAGCGCGACATCATCGATCTTCTCGTTGCCATCCGTCAGCGTGGATGTGCGATCCTGATGACGACGCACTTTCTCGATGAAGTGGACCTGCTGTGTGATCGCATCGGCATCCTGCATGGCGGGCGCATTGTCGCTGAGGCGGAAACGCGCACACTGCATCGACCGGCGCGTAGTATTGCCATCACTGTGACAGACCTGCCACCGGCGACAGCAACTGCTCTGAGCGCCCTTTCGTCCGCTATCCAGTGCAATCGGCATGAGATCGTCCTGAACCCAAACACGCCGGAATTGCAGGCACAGGTGTTGCGCGTGCTCCTCGATCACGGCGTCTCCATTGTCACACTGGCGCCACGTCGCCATCCAATCGAGGAGTTCTATCTCGATGCGGTGCGAGGCGACACAAGGCGCGACGGCGCATCCGATGCGCCTCCTCCCGGTCCTTCGGGAATGGGAGATACGCTGCTGCGCGAACTGCTGCACCAGGAGGAGCAGCGGATTCACGCGAGTGAGGAGCGCACACGTCTATGA
- a CDS encoding NADH-quinone oxidoreductase subunit B family protein, with the protein MTKRIIQVYRLNTGSCGGCDLEMIAAISETADIAWATSPHEADVLLITGPLTHSAKTALVALMQELAHQPPLLAIGRCAIDGHPFGRGGLTSVAGLTMQVSVDGCPPEHARIIESIRNVARNDDR; encoded by the coding sequence ATGACAAAGCGTATTATTCAGGTCTATCGACTCAACACTGGCTCGTGTGGCGGTTGCGATCTCGAGATGATTGCAGCCATCAGCGAAACGGCAGACATTGCCTGGGCAACATCGCCGCACGAAGCGGATGTGCTGTTGATCACCGGTCCGCTGACACATAGCGCAAAAACGGCGCTGGTTGCCCTGATGCAAGAGTTAGCGCATCAGCCTCCACTCCTGGCTATTGGACGGTGTGCGATTGATGGACATCCGTTTGGTCGTGGAGGACTCACCAGCGTTGCTGGATTGACGATGCAAGTATCGGTCGATGGTTGCCCACCAGAGCATGCACGGATTATCGAGTCAATTCGTAACGTTGCCCGCAATGACGATAGGTGA
- a CDS encoding proton-conducting transporter transmembrane domain-containing protein, producing the protein MSYVLLIIFPLVLGASCFLIRKETQLVIGVSVAALIVQLALVLTVAVDQPVRLLGLTLNLDPLGRLFLAGFPAVTALMALANRRLPHGEHFVSIALIIIGVASAIVVLLQEPFVVALLLVSAGLLSVLAIVDLPTGAPTLVEPRVIASALKYLVLMAFAGALAYMGFVLITIYRPGISPDQTTPRLVLALIVVAFGIRIALVPFHSWLPDLVEDASPMVSALIIVVLNTTGLLFLISVFQFFPVLVADNERGLQLLTWAGALAALIGAFLALVQSCPRRTIGYLVVYNAGMILFGLATTTTMGLAGAVFEAFNQMLTVPLLMISLALLEQPDGRPSKAMRRDMLWRWPIAGSGLLGSGAALVGLPPWSGFASKMLLYEAAARDTMLLLLLIGATALALLAISRLARDWLIGAPDDQPAPETPLLLGTTELDLPPRRRLAPEPFIAALVVLTFLGGSLAIGLYPQPLLETIADVIRGLTFVRVEG; encoded by the coding sequence ATGTCCTACGTGCTTCTCATAATCTTTCCCCTGGTTCTCGGCGCAAGTTGTTTTCTGATCCGAAAGGAAACGCAACTGGTTATCGGGGTGTCGGTTGCTGCATTGATCGTCCAGCTGGCGCTGGTGTTGACTGTGGCGGTCGATCAGCCGGTGCGGTTGCTTGGTTTGACCCTCAATCTCGATCCGCTTGGACGACTGTTTCTGGCGGGCTTCCCGGCAGTGACGGCGTTGATGGCGCTGGCGAACCGGCGTCTGCCGCACGGTGAACATTTCGTGTCGATTGCGCTCATCATCATCGGCGTTGCATCGGCAATCGTCGTGCTGCTCCAGGAACCATTCGTTGTGGCATTATTGCTGGTAAGCGCCGGGCTGCTCTCCGTTCTTGCGATTGTCGATCTTCCGACCGGCGCGCCAACCCTGGTAGAGCCAAGGGTCATTGCATCGGCGCTCAAGTATCTGGTGTTGATGGCATTTGCCGGGGCGCTGGCATATATGGGATTTGTGTTGATCACGATCTATCGCCCTGGCATTTCACCAGATCAGACGACTCCACGACTGGTGTTGGCGCTCATTGTGGTCGCATTTGGGATACGCATCGCGCTTGTCCCGTTCCATTCCTGGCTGCCCGATCTTGTGGAAGATGCCTCGCCGATGGTGTCGGCACTGATCATCGTGGTGCTGAACACCACAGGGCTGCTGTTCTTGATCAGCGTCTTTCAGTTCTTTCCGGTGCTGGTGGCGGACAATGAACGTGGGTTGCAGTTACTGACATGGGCGGGCGCGCTGGCGGCGCTCATCGGCGCATTTCTGGCGCTGGTGCAGAGTTGCCCGCGACGCACGATCGGGTATCTGGTCGTTTATAATGCTGGCATGATCCTGTTTGGATTGGCGACGACGACGACGATGGGACTGGCAGGGGCGGTTTTCGAGGCATTCAATCAGATGCTGACGGTTCCACTGTTGATGATTTCGCTGGCGCTGCTGGAACAGCCGGATGGCCGTCCGTCAAAGGCGATGCGGCGCGATATGCTCTGGCGCTGGCCCATCGCGGGGAGTGGACTGCTAGGGAGCGGCGCGGCATTGGTTGGGTTGCCGCCGTGGAGCGGTTTTGCGAGCAAGATGCTTCTATATGAAGCGGCAGCGCGCGATACTATGTTGTTGCTGTTGCTGATCGGTGCAACGGCGCTGGCGTTGCTGGCAATCTCACGCCTGGCGCGCGACTGGCTGATCGGGGCGCCAGATGATCAACCGGCGCCTGAAACGCCGTTGCTCCTGGGCACAACCGAACTCGATCTCCCGCCACGACGTCGCCTTGCGCCTGAGCCGTTCATTGCTGCGCTCGTGGTGCTGACATTTCTTGGTGGAAGCCTGGCGATCGGGCTATACCCGCAACCGTTGCTCGAAACGATTGCTGATGTTATTCGTGGGTTGACGTTTGTCAGAGTTGAAGGTTGA
- a CDS encoding proton-conducting transporter transmembrane domain-containing protein: protein MISLAFILPLIGVVACLALSRFIASQLIGLVAAATLLLSAILMATGRFAHGMPRTVIDAVWLAWNDLSWRIALIVDPPGWSMAMIVYAGGALGLLSVARALPSDLRGFGGLFAALLLALVGAAIGVSSSSLPVLAFALAIVGIAWFAALRASGALPGSDAPLVLALTGSFAALILLAILLIERADPAGTPPILIVAGALASAWIVCGLPPLYSSLAAAHLSPAALATLAPLGLPIIGIAVLLRLLPDHLALLDQTDLSIVTIAGVLAFVLAAARAVWSSSLRQIVAAQLSAQTALIVVCAGCGHAAFVSVAPVLAIHGLLSTLALALGVAALERRSGNDDVTMLTYHPESALHVTTVGVVLAISSVAGLPGTWGFWARLWLFDAAQSSVPWAIAPLVAGSSLLTLALVAPLVRFWRASAPSALPRRVYLAEILPPGIGILLALMGAFPDAGWRLIQLTPVSSYAPYLPGIVGSIASAGAALLLIAAPVALRRARERRAPSQDERLSSVLAPDTIGAAVAGLAWLAAPALPEATRTRLADTALRIRQGLAVLGRRYYLAAVFVALIVVILVFAAG, encoded by the coding sequence ATGATATCGCTGGCTTTCATTCTGCCACTGATAGGCGTGGTCGCCTGTCTGGCACTGAGTCGTTTTATCGCCTCGCAACTGATCGGTCTGGTTGCTGCCGCCACGCTTCTCCTCAGTGCGATCCTGATGGCTACCGGACGCTTTGCCCACGGTATGCCCCGGACGGTGATCGATGCTGTCTGGTTAGCATGGAATGATCTGTCGTGGCGGATTGCATTGATTGTCGATCCGCCGGGATGGTCGATGGCGATGATCGTCTATGCCGGCGGCGCTCTTGGTCTCCTGAGCGTGGCCCGGGCGCTGCCGTCGGACCTGCGCGGTTTCGGCGGGTTGTTTGCCGCGCTGCTGCTTGCGCTGGTTGGAGCAGCGATTGGCGTAAGCAGTTCGTCGCTGCCGGTTCTGGCGTTCGCACTGGCGATCGTGGGTATCGCCTGGTTTGCCGCGCTGCGCGCGAGTGGCGCACTGCCGGGATCGGACGCTCCGCTGGTTCTGGCGCTGACCGGCAGTTTTGCGGCGCTGATTCTGCTGGCGATACTTCTGATTGAGCGTGCTGATCCGGCAGGAACGCCACCGATTCTGATCGTTGCGGGCGCTCTGGCGTCCGCCTGGATAGTATGTGGTCTTCCACCGCTGTATTCATCGCTTGCCGCAGCCCATCTGTCGCCCGCTGCACTGGCGACCCTGGCGCCGCTTGGATTGCCGATCATCGGTATCGCAGTACTCCTGCGTTTGCTGCCCGATCATCTGGCGTTGCTGGATCAGACTGATCTGTCTATAGTGACGATCGCCGGGGTGCTGGCATTCGTTCTTGCTGCGGCGCGCGCCGTGTGGTCGAGCTCACTACGCCAGATCGTTGCGGCGCAGTTGAGCGCCCAAACCGCCTTGATCGTCGTCTGCGCCGGATGCGGTCATGCGGCGTTCGTGTCGGTTGCGCCTGTGCTGGCAATTCATGGGTTGCTGTCGACTCTGGCGCTGGCGTTGGGGGTTGCAGCGCTCGAGCGGCGGAGTGGCAACGATGATGTGACGATGCTCACCTATCATCCCGAAAGCGCGCTGCACGTCACCACTGTGGGTGTGGTTCTGGCAATCTCTTCAGTCGCAGGTCTTCCGGGAACATGGGGATTCTGGGCGCGGCTCTGGTTGTTCGATGCTGCACAGTCGTCCGTTCCATGGGCGATAGCGCCATTGGTTGCAGGCAGCAGTCTGCTGACGCTGGCGCTGGTGGCGCCGTTGGTGCGTTTCTGGCGCGCGTCTGCACCTTCGGCTTTGCCGCGCAGGGTGTATCTCGCTGAGATACTTCCTCCTGGCATCGGCATACTGCTGGCGCTGATGGGCGCCTTCCCGGATGCCGGCTGGCGTCTTATACAGTTGACGCCCGTAAGTAGTTATGCCCCGTACCTTCCAGGGATCGTGGGTTCAATCGCATCAGCCGGTGCAGCGTTGCTGTTGATCGCTGCACCGGTCGCTTTACGCCGCGCTCGTGAGCGTCGCGCACCATCGCAGGATGAACGGCTGTCGTCTGTGCTGGCGCCTGATACCATCGGTGCGGCAGTTGCCGGGTTGGCGTGGCTGGCGGCGCCTGCGCTTCCAGAAGCGACGCGGACTCGCCTTGCCGACACTGCGCTGCGAATCCGGCAGGGGTTGGCGGTATTGGGGCGCCGCTATTACCTTGCCGCCGTCTTTGTGGCGCTGATTGTCGTGATTCTTGTATTTGCTGCGGGGTAA
- a CDS encoding NADH-quinone oxidoreductase subunit D: MPYSLTLGPFHPAWLGPQRFVLRIAGDRVVDVEYQSGFNERKCAERLSRLPLPDVLHLVARICGECSFAHSLAFCQALERLYPYDIGARAALIRVVAAELERAASHLRAAGAVLAAIGMDQRGAHLETLSRQFREMLAQVTGGRVPPPVCAPGGLLRDLSSSDRDDLLAMLPGISTDLYRFIDRLIDQRLLLARTIEVGMLPRTAAEQFGVRGPMARASGIRRDVRADQPYAAYAMLAFKPIVQEGGDVYARLLVFLLEAYESTKLVETALQHLPAEDPVVALPHEISRGQSSAAVEGPRGAIRYLIESDGLRLTRVQIDTPRQCDRLLARTVLSRAQLDDVMAIVASLAICVACAEQ, translated from the coding sequence GTGCCATATTCGTTGACGTTGGGACCTTTCCACCCGGCGTGGCTCGGTCCACAGCGATTCGTTCTGCGCATCGCCGGCGATCGCGTTGTCGATGTCGAATATCAGAGCGGGTTCAATGAGCGAAAATGCGCTGAGCGTCTCTCGCGGTTGCCTTTGCCCGATGTGCTGCATCTGGTTGCGCGGATTTGCGGTGAGTGTTCCTTTGCTCACTCGCTGGCATTCTGTCAGGCGTTGGAGCGTCTGTACCCATACGACATCGGCGCGCGCGCCGCGCTGATCCGGGTGGTTGCCGCCGAGTTGGAACGAGCCGCCTCTCATCTGCGTGCCGCTGGCGCTGTGCTTGCTGCGATTGGCATGGATCAGCGCGGCGCGCACCTCGAGACCCTCTCCCGGCAATTTCGTGAGATGCTGGCGCAGGTGACCGGAGGGCGCGTTCCCCCGCCGGTCTGTGCACCGGGTGGATTGCTACGCGATCTGTCATCGAGCGACCGAGACGACCTGCTGGCAATGCTGCCGGGAATCAGCACCGATCTCTATCGCTTCATTGATCGCCTGATCGATCAGCGGCTGTTGTTGGCACGCACGATTGAGGTCGGTATGCTGCCACGCACCGCAGCGGAACAGTTTGGCGTGCGCGGTCCAATGGCGCGCGCATCCGGCATCCGGCGTGATGTCCGTGCCGATCAACCGTATGCGGCATATGCGATGCTTGCCTTTAAGCCGATTGTGCAGGAAGGCGGCGATGTGTACGCCCGGTTGCTGGTGTTCCTGTTGGAAGCCTACGAAAGTACGAAACTGGTCGAGACCGCGCTGCAACATCTTCCTGCGGAAGACCCAGTTGTGGCATTGCCGCACGAAATATCGCGTGGTCAGTCATCTGCGGCGGTTGAGGGTCCCAGAGGAGCGATTCGCTATCTGATCGAAAGCGATGGACTGCGGTTGACCCGTGTTCAGATCGATACGCCGCGCCAGTGTGATCGGTTGCTGGCGCGCACGGTGTTAAGCCGGGCGCAGCTGGACGATGTGATGGCGATTGTGGCGTCACTCGCCATCTGTGTTGCCTGCGCCGAACAATAA
- a CDS encoding PPOX class F420-dependent oxidoreductase produces the protein MITPFAPLAGHQYMNLTTFRKNGQPVPTPVWFAQEGDRIYVVTLATSGKAKRIRANPRVQLTPSDARGKPLGETIEGHARILDPSEQEIGHRALAKKYGVMYWMFATLWKLRRLTPVFLAITPEA, from the coding sequence ATGATAACCCCGTTCGCCCCGCTTGCCGGTCATCAGTATATGAACCTGACGACCTTCCGTAAAAATGGACAACCGGTGCCGACGCCGGTCTGGTTCGCGCAGGAAGGGGATCGCATCTATGTGGTAACGCTTGCCACATCAGGGAAAGCAAAGCGCATTCGTGCCAATCCGCGCGTGCAATTGACGCCGAGTGATGCTCGTGGGAAACCGCTTGGCGAGACTATCGAAGGGCACGCGCGCATCCTCGATCCTTCCGAGCAGGAAATCGGGCATCGTGCGCTGGCGAAGAAGTATGGCGTGATGTACTGGATGTTTGCAACGCTCTGGAAACTCCGGCGCCTGACGCCGGTCTTTCTCGCAATAACGCCGGAAGCGTAA